In the genome of Drosophila yakuba strain Tai18E2 chromosome 3R, Prin_Dyak_Tai18E2_2.1, whole genome shotgun sequence, one region contains:
- the LOC6538195 gene encoding 116 kDa U5 small nuclear ribonucleoprotein component encodes MDSDLYDEFGNYIGPDLDSDEDDDQSIYGQPDVQDDPEDAMDEDEVEPQEDEDKEVTAVVLHEDKRYYPSAVEVYGPDVETIVQEEDAQPLDKPLIEPVKKLKFQIKEQDMQETTYDMEFMADLMDTPPLIRNVALVGHLHHGKTTFVDCLIRQTHPQFETMEERQLRYTDTLFTEQERGCSIKATPVTLVLQDVKQKSYLLNIFDTPGHVNFSDEATAAMRMSDGVVLFIDAAEGVMLNTERLLKHAVQERQAITVCINKIDRLILELKLPPQDAYFKLKHIVEEVNSLLSIYGSADDNLLVSPILGNVCFASSLYGFCFTLKSFAKLYADTYEGVAYLDFAKRLWGDMYFNSKTRKFSKKQPHNSAQRSFVEFILEPMYKLIAQVVGDVDTTLSDTLAELNVRVSKEEMKSNIRPLLRLVCNRFMGDCSGFVDMCVEHIKSPLENAKRKVDHIYTGPKEGDIYRDMISCNQYGTLMVHSSKMYPNDDCTFFQVLARIVSGTLHAGQEVRVLGENYTLQDEEDSRILQVGRLWVFESRYKVELNRVPAGNWVLIEGIDQCIVKTSTIVDINVPEDLYIFRPLKFNTQSIIKIAVEPVNPSELPKMLDGLRKVNKSYPLLSTRVEESGEHVILGTGELYLDCVMHDLRKMYSEIDIKVADPVVAFCETVVETSSLKCFAETPNKKNKITMISEPLEKGLAEDIENGTVCINWNKKRIGEFFQVNYDWDLLAARSIWAFGPDTTGPNILVDDTLPSEVDKNLLTAVKDSIVQGFQWGTREGPLCEEPIRNVKFKILDGVIANEALHRGGGQIIPTARRVAYSAFLMATPRLMEPYLFVEVQAPADCVSAVYTVLARRRGHVTQDAPVSGSPIYTIKAFIPAIDSFGFETDLRTHTQGQAFCLSVFHHWQIVPGDPLDKSIIIRPLEPQQASHLAREFMIKTRRRKGLSEDVSINKFFDDPMLLELARQDVLVNYPL; translated from the exons ATGGATTCCGATTTATACGATGAGTTTGGCAACTACATTGGCCCCGATCTAGACAGCGACGAGGATGATGACCAAAGTATATACGGGCAACCCGATGTGCAGGATGATCCTGAG GACGCCATGGACGAGGACGAGGTGGAGCCGcaggaggacgaggacaagGAGGTGACCGCCGTGGTGCTACACGAGGATAAACGATACTATCCTTCAGCAGTTGAGGTTTACGGCCCGGATGTGGAGACCATTGTCCAGGAGGAGGACGCCCAGCCGCTGGACAAGCCGCTCATAGAGCCAGTAAAGAAACTCAAGTTCCAGATAAAGGAGCAGGACATGCAGGAGACCACCTACGACATGGAGTTCATGGCCGATCTCATGGACACTCCACCGCTAATCCGCAACGTGGCGTTAGTTGGCCACCTGCACCACGGCAAGACCACCTTCGTGGACTGCCTCATCCGGCAAACGCATCCACAGTTTGAGACCATGGAAGAGCGCCAGCTGCGCTACACGGACACCCTGTTTACGGAACAGGAACGCGGCTGCAGCATCAAGGCCACGCCGGTCACACTTGTCCTGCAGGATGTCAAGCAGAAGAGCTACTTGCTGAACATCTTCGACACCCCGGGGCATGTCAACTTCTCGGACGAGGCCACCGCCGCCATGCGAATGAGCGATGGTGTGGTACTGTTCATCGATGCCGCCGAGGGCGTCATGCTCAACACGGAGCGGCTGCTCAAACACGCGGTGCAAGAGCGCCAGGCTATCACCGTTTGCATAAACAAG ATTGATCGCCTAATCCTGGAGCTCAAATTGCCGCCCCAGGACGCCTACTTTAAGCTGAAACATATTGTGGAGGAAGTCAATAGTCTGCTGAG CATCTATGGCTCTGCTGATGACAATCTTTTAGTTTCACCCATCCTGGGCAACGTTTGCTTTGCCAGTTCGTTGTACGGCTTCTGTTTCACTCTGAAATCCTTTGCCAAGCTGTATGCAGACACTTACGAGGGAGTGGCTTACCTGGACTTTGCCAAGCGCCTCTGGGGCGACATGTACTTCAATAGTAAAAC GCGCAAGTTTTCGAAAAAGCAGCCGCACAATTCGGCGCAGCGCAGCTTTGTGGAGTTCATTTTGGAGCCCATGTACAAGTTGATAGCCCAGGTGGTTGGCGATGTGGACACCACTCTGTCGGACACTCTGGCCGAGCTGAATGTGCGCGTCTCCAAGGAGGAGATGAAGTCCAATATAAGACCACTACTGCGTCTCGTCTGCAACCGTTTCATGGGCGACTGCAGCGGCTTTGTGGACATGTGCGTGGAGCACATTAAATCCCCCTTGGAAAATGCGAAACGTAAGGTGGACCACATTTACACTGGACCCAAGGAGGGTGACATTTACCGGGATATGATTTCATGCAACCAATACGGCACTCTGATGGTGCACAGTTCCAAGATGTATCCCAACGACGACTGTACCTTCTTCCAAGTGCTGGCGAGAATTGTCTCTGGTACTCTACACGCTGGCCAGGAGGTGCGTGTCCTGGGAGAGAACTACACCCTGCAGGATGAGGAGGACTCCCGCATATTGCAAGTGGGTCGGTTGTGGGTATTTGAGTCTCGTTACAAAGTGGAGTTAAATCGAGTACCAGCCGGAAATTGGGTGCTCATCGAAGGCATCGATCAGTGTATTGTTAAGACCTCTACCATTGTGGATATTAATGTCCCAGAAGACCTCTACATATTCCGGCCACTGAAGTTCAACACTCAGAGCATTATCAAGATTGCTGTGGAGCCAGTAAATCCTTCCGAGCTTCCCAAGATGTTGGATGGCCTTCGCAAGGTGAACAAATCCTATCCACTCCTCTCGACTCGAGTTGAAGAATCTGGCGAGCATGTTATTCTGGGCACTGGCGAGCTATACTTGGATTGTGTCATGCACGACTTGCGGAAGATGTACTCCGAGATCGACATTAAAGTGGCGGATCCTGTGGTGGCTTTCTGCGAAACAGTTGTGGAAACTAGTTCGCTGAAATGTTTTGCTGAAACTCCCAATAAGAAGAACAAAATAACAATGATCTCGGAGCCACTGGAGAAGGGACTGGCCGAGGACATTGAGAACGGAACCGTTTGCATAAACTGGAACAAGAAACGCATTGGAGAGTTCTTCCAGGTCAACTACGATTGGGATCTGCTTGCGGCGCGTTCCATTTGGGCCTTTGGTCCGGACACTACGGGTCCAAATATCCTGGTTGACGACACCCTGCCCTCGGAAGTGGACAAGAACCTGCTGACCGCGGTTAAGGATTCGATAGTGCAGGGCTTCCAATGGGGAACCCGAGAAGGACCGCTTTGCGAGGAGCCCATCCGTAATGTCAAGTTTAAGATTCTCGATGGTGTTATTGCCAACGAGGCGTTGCATCGAGGTGGTGGACAGATCATTCCAACAGCCCGTCGAGTTGCATACTCTGCGTTTTTGATGGCCACCCCTCGTCTGATGGAACCGTATTTGTTTGTGGAAGTTCAGGCGCCGGCAGATTGTGTATCCGCTGTTTATACTGTGTTGGCCAGGCGCAG AGGCCACGTAACGCAGGATGCTCCCGTATCGGGTTCTCCCATCTATACGATCAAAGCCTTCATACCCGCCATTGATTCATTTGGATTCGAGACGGATCTCCGCACGCACACCCAGGGCCAGGCCTTCTGTCTTTCGGTGTTCCATCACTGGCAGATAGTGCCTGGCGATCCGCTGGACAAGAGCATCATAATTCGACCGCTGGAGCCGCAGCAAGCATCCCATTTGGCCCGAGAGTTTATGATCAAGACGCGCCGCAGGAAGGGCCTTTCCGAGGACGTGTCCATCAACAAATTCTTCGACGATCCCATGTTGCTGGAGCTGGCGCGCCAGGATGTGCTGGTCAACTACCCCCTTTAG
- the LOC6538197 gene encoding uncharacterized protein LOC6538197, translating to MSLASIRQKEVKGKKKVLPKLRNILANPYKQHSPVLSEEEVQQFRQILQNAIQSSGGDTKSFATRFGIHLGLESSLRAINSRRFSCLLVSLSLRPAHLVRLMATSASVKVPTAPIYAQPKLEELTHEIFGIRALSLALPADLKSISEDLELWITARKRTPMPAKQIAPKTHRKPKRKPETIPPSVDEKKPAVPERKEEKKDWGDDFISCFSDEPSVKLDRVDVHVETQKLGNALSNLAMKAKSKKPIAEVKHNPVKKEKSPSPEPMEVEPDEDDFLPGDLQNYRPLTVHQVRPNPDKKPKKKRNKKATKS from the exons ATGAGTTTGGCAAGCATAAGACAGAAAGAAGTTAAGGGCAAAAAGAAAGTACTGCCCAAACTGCGCAATATTCTGGCCAATCCTTATAAACAACACAG CCCAGTTTTGTCAGAGGAGGAAGTGCAGCAGTTTCGCCAAAtactgcaaaatgcaattcaaaGCAGCGGCGGGGACACCAAATCATTTGCCACTCGATTTGGCATACATCTCGGCCTGGAGAGCTCTCTGCGAGCCATAAACTCCCGGCGTTTCTCCTGCCTATTGGTTTCATTGAGCCTGCGACCAGCTCACCTCGTCCGTTTGATGGCCACTAGTGCATCCGTCAAGGTGCCCACGGCTCCCATTTACGCACAGCCCAAGCTTGAGGAGCTTACCCATGAAATCTTTGGAATAAGAGCGCTTTCCTTGGCCTTGCCCGCTGATTTAAAGTCTATAAGCGAGGACTTGGAACTGTGGATTACTGCCCGAAAGAGGACACCCATGCCTGCCAAGCAGATAGCCCCAAAAACGCACAGGAAACCCAAGAGGAAACCCGAAACAATCCCACCAAGCGTAGACGAAAAAAAGCCGGCGGTACCAGAAAGAAAGGAAGAAAAGAAGGATTGGGGTGATGATTTCATATCCTGCTTTTCGGACGAACCCTCTGTAAAGCTTGACCGCGTGGATGTCCATGTGGAGACCCAAAAACTGGGCAATGCCCTAAGTAACTTGGCCatgaaagccaaaagcaaaaagccgATAGCAGAAGTCAAACATAACCCAGtcaaaaaggaaaagtcgCCCAGCCCAGAGCCCATGGAGGTGGAGCCAGATGAAGATGACTTTTTGCCCGGAGATCTGCAGAACTACCGCCCTCTTACTGTCCACCAAGTACGTCCCAATCCCGACAAGAAACCCAAAAAGAAGCGCAACAAAAAGGCCACCAAATCCTAG
- the LOC6538198 gene encoding mitochondrial transcription rescue factor 1 yields MLRSLRQIARLGRSLKTPISTRSLPKLPTTLRLQAPLHTSVSAWKYDKKSSRASDDLDSDDEDDEDFKDERDSKVVKTKVNSLRADLLLKAGLGMARNKVELNFYESKIRVNGKKLPKKSAQLEVGDDIDVIRGFSQSNPSHLVVARVSILSASEREEGLSVHLRRYKSLLVENYRGPNAFKSSEQVAH; encoded by the exons ATGCTCCGGAGTTTACGTCAAATCGCACGACTAGGAAGATCCCTAAAGACGCCAATTTCAACCAGAAGTCTGCCTAAACTGCCCACCACCTTACGGCTACAGGCTCCATTGCACACCAGTGTTTCCGCGTGGAAGTACGACAAGAAATCCTCCCGAGCATCGGATGACTTGGACAGCGACGACGAGGATGATGAGGATTTCAAGGACGAACGGGACTCCAAGGTGGTCAAGACCAAGGTGAACTCACTGCGCGCAGATCTCCTACTGAAAGCTGGTCTCGGCATGGCGAGAAA CAAAGTAGAACTGAATTTCTACGAGAGCAAGATACGCGTCAATGGAAAAAAGCTGCCCAAAAAGAGTGCCCAG CTGGAAGTCGGCGATGATATCGACGTAATCCGGGGCTTTAGTCAATCGAATCCTTCTCACCTGGTCGTGGCCCGCGTCTCAATCCTCTCCGCCAGCGAACGCGAGGAAGGACTCAGCGTCCACCTGAGACGCTACAAATCCCTGCTGGTCGAGAATTACCGGGGACCCAACGCCTTCAAATCCTCGGAACAGGTTGCTCACTAA
- the LOC6538196 gene encoding cell wall protein DAN4 has protein sequence MMKFCLLLLMAHFVASNRNLNDILSREDWIKIAKDYIKSHKPYKAKIYLPYKPRIVNFTNPFDGDFWDTTTVATKAEFTTNPQETTTYFTTEASTTTEEYSTEESTTTSWVKYSTTELSYSTSEVPETTTNTGYSTTTTGWPEVTSTEATDSPESQALYSTTTSSSEYPDSTTETNARSTEYAESTTINADYSTGWLETTTENVSSSTGFPELTTTTLSPEFTGTEVLETTTEIEVNSSTIGLPESATTEAITTFTGLPESTTEYVTSSTESNESTFALSLDQTTTEASEISTQGLLSTTETPESTTSLLEIIATTPGVETTTSYLDAVIDSTEEETSTSSTPFGLNLTTTEIVQTQIETTTPRQLNFVGDSVRQRPRKYKYTSDTDPELYWY, from the coding sequence ATGAtgaaattttgtttgcttctttTGATGGCGCATTTTGTGGCCTCAAACCGAAATCTAAACGATATTCTCAGTCGCGAGGACTGGATTAAAATAGCCAAGGATTACATCAAGAGCCACAAGCCATATAAAGCTAAGATCTACTTGCCCTACAAGCCGCGCATCGTAAATTTTACCAACCCATTCGATGGAGATTTTTGGGACACAACCACGGTGGCCACGAAAGCTGAATTTACCACCAATCCCCAAGAGACTACTACTTACTTTACTACGGAAGCATCTACTACAACGGAGGAGTATAGCACTGAGGAATCTACCACAACTTCATGGGTGAAGTATTCAACCACCGAATTAAGTTACTCCACTTCAGAGGTGCCCGAAACAACCACGAATACTGGGTATTCGACGACGACAACAGGTTGGCCGGAAGTCACCAGCACAGAAGCTACAGATTCACCTGAATCACAAGCCTTATATTCCACAACAACATCGAGTTCAGAATACCCAGATTCAACCACAGAAACAAATGCAAGGAGTACAGAGTATGCTGAATCAACGACAATCAATGCAGATTATTCTACAGGATGGCTAGAAACCACTACAGAAAATGTTTCAAGTTCTACTGGGTTTCCAGAATTAACGACTACTACTTTAAGTCCGGAATTTACAGGGACAGAAGTTTTGGAAACTACCACGGAAATTGAAGTCAATTCAAGCACTATAGGATTGCCAGAATCAGCAACTACAGAAGCGATTACAACTTTTACAGGATTACCGGAATCAACGACTGAATATGTTACCTCTAGCACAGAATCCAACGAATCCACGTTTGCATTATCCTTAGATCAAACTACAACTGAAGCATCAGAGATTTCTACACAAGGATTATTATCAACTACTGAAACCCCGGAATCAACTACATCCTTGCTGGAGATCATTGCCACGACACCGGGCGTGGAAACTACTACATCATATCTGGATGCGGTGATTGACAGCACGGAGGAGGAAACTTCAACATCATCAACACCATTCGGATTAAATTTAACAACAACGGAAATTGTGCAAACGCAAATAGAAACCACAACCCCAAGGCAATTGAATTTCGTCGGAGATTCTGTTCGCCAAAGACCGAGAAAATATAAGTATACTTCAGACACAGATCCCGAACTTTACTGGTACTGA
- the LOC6538199 gene encoding membrane metallo-endopeptidase-like 1: MFSISGYIRVPLFTLLVGIVICVVLLGDCEARSVGDASHENAITDETADYLRTHGAMMKSYMNLSVDPCDDFYEYACGNWKNVKPPRQSTNKRSHILDIGYTLTDVTEQLLTRTQLAEALNVSAELLVAQRFYNSCLAAELFPQPAADPAYLSLIRSMGGFPAVDRDAWNASSFSWFNMSAHLTNYGGRGLIQEEILPQHPFSPYFKLPELGFDHVVHTTHMANTSSRAYQLNENRMRGYLKAYNLTDDEISAAIDGVFAFWSDALSIEDMFEGDKDKCELLSEEKEVPPFGQWRSYYEIAWNGIDFHNGSSGEVFCDFYYVELDKVCAKHTKAVANYLAMRLLYRMDDKLKEPKEPKDQKDNCLMIVQFSLPYLFNRLYMAEHFTDEKHSEISDIVNEMRKAQRQILENVEWLDTETRAEALSKEAGITPVIGSYKNEELSDTLIREINNLTIVEGNYAQSLINLRVLGTYLQRYYGFHAESIPKDAKPLTLLVGMQVNAFYYNLDNSVYVMAGVLHPPAYHRSWPNSLKFGTIGYLIGHELTHGFDTEGSNYDSDSKIRDWWSTKSEAVFQERARCYVDHFNQYLIPEINQTIRGNETRDENIADAGGLRGALAAYRSHMKQLQRSGEENEALAPKNEQMPGLDLSPEQLFFLGFAQLWCADYQPEHYWQELTDEHTVDKYRVLGAVSNNDDFAEAYKCPLGSPMHPKAESCRIW, from the exons ATGTTCTCAATCTCGGGATACATTCGAGTGCCCTTATTTACGCTGCTGGTTGGCATCGTGATCTGCGTGGTTCTGTTGGGCGACTGCGAGGCTAGGAGTGTTGGGGATGCGTCCCATGAAAACGCGATTACAGATGAGACGGCCGATTACCTTCGAACCCATGGCGCCATGATGAAGTCCTACATGAACTTAAGCGTCGACCCGTGCGATGACTTCTACGAGTATGCGTGTGGCAACTGGAAGAACGTGAAGCCTCCGCGGCAATCCACCAATAAGCGAAGCCATATCCTTGACATCGGCTACACGCTGACGGACGTGACGGAGCAGCTGCTGACCAGGACGCAATTGGCGGAGGCACTGAACGTGTCCGCCGAGCTTCTCGTTGCACAACGCTTCTACAATTCCTGCCTGGCGGCCGAGCTATTTCCGCAGCCAGCTGCCGATCCCGCTTATCTATCGCTTATCAGGTCTATGGGTGGGTTTCCCGCCGTCGATAGAGACGCTTGGAATGCCTCCAGCTTCAGTTGGTTCAACATGAGCGCCCATCTCACCAACTACGGCGGCCGTGGTCTGATCCAGGAGGAAATTCTTCCGCAGCATCCCTTCTCCCCGTACTTTAAACTTCCGGAGCTGGGCTTCGACCACGTCGTCCACACCACCCACATGGCCAATACGAGCTCGCGTGCTTACCAGCTCAACGAGAATCGCATGCGCGGCTACCTGAAGGCCTACAATCTCACCGATGATGAAATCTCCGCCGCGATCGATGGCGTCTTTGCATTTTGGAGCGATGCGCTCAGTATTGAGGATATGTTTGAAGGCGATAAGGATAAGTGTGAATTGCTCAGCGAGGAGAAGGAGGTCCCACCATTTGGCCAATGGAGAAGCTACTATGAGATAGCCTGGAATGGAATTGACTTCCACAACGGCTCGTCTGGTGAAGTATTCTGTGACTTTTACTATGTGGAGCTGGATAAGGTGTGCGCCAAGCATACGAAGGCGGTGGCCAACTATCTCGCCATGCGACTCCTTTACCGCATGGACGACAAGCTGAAGGAGCCCAAGGAGCCCAAAGACCAAAAGGATAACTGTCTGATGATCGTTCAGTTTTCGCTGCCGTATCTCTTCAACAGGCTCTACATGGCG GAGCACTTCACCGATGAGAAACACTCCGAGATCTCGGACATAGTGAACGAAATGCGAAAGGCCCAGCGACAGATCCTCGAGAATGTGGAGTGGTTGGACACGGAGACGCGGGCCGAGGCGCTGAGCAAGGAGGCCGGCATCACGCCAGTGATTGGCAGCTACAAAAACGAAGAGCTATCCGATACTCTAATCCGTGAGATCAATAATCTGACCATTGTGGAAGGCAACTATGCCCAGAGTTTGATCAATCTGCGAGTATTGGGCACGTATCTGCAACGCTACTATGGCTTCCACGCAGAGAGCATTCCCAAGGACGCAAAGCCGCTGACACTGCTGGTCGGGATGCAGGTGAACGCCTTCTACTACAACCTAGATAACTCGGTCTACGTGATGGCGGGAGTCCTGCATCCGCCAGCGTACCACCGCTCATGGCCCAACTCTTTGAAGTTTGGCACCATTGGCTACCTGATAGGTCACGAGCTGACCCATGGCTTCGATACAGAGGGCTCCAATTACGACAGCGATAGTAAGATACGCGACTGGTGGTCCACAAAGTCGGAGGCGGTGTTCCAGGAACGGGCTCGGTGCTATGTGGATCACTTCAACCAATACCTGATACCGGAAATCAACCAGACGATTCGGGGCAACGAAACGAGAGACGAGAACATTGCGGACGCCGGTGGATTGAGGGGTGCACTCGCTGCCTACCGTAGCCACATGAAGCAGCTTCAAAGAAGTGGGGAGGAAAACGAAGCGTTGGCACCCAAGAACGAGCAGATGCCCGGCCTTGACCTGTCGCCAGAGCAGCTCTTCTTCCTGGGATTCGCACAGCTGTGGTGTGCCGACTATCAGCCGGAGCACTACTGGCAGGAGCTCACTGATGAACACACCGTCGATAAGTACCGCGTTCTAGGTGCCGTTTCGAACAACGACGATTTTGCTGAGGCCTACAAGTGCCCCCTGGGCAGTCCCATGCATCCAAAGGCAGAGAGCTGCCGGATCTGGTAG